A region from the Enoplosus armatus isolate fEnoArm2 chromosome 24, fEnoArm2.hap1, whole genome shotgun sequence genome encodes:
- the adamts1 gene encoding A disintegrin and metalloproteinase with thrombospondin motifs 1 yields MWVLHLSVGFIAALCVSTAHSAWEESTVVPVRLDPTARSASETEPWRTLSAEEKEKEAEMREYRLDVFGKELVLQLEPDQTFLAPGFVFHVVGSPESEPTQEPKSGAEPGCFFSGTVNGEENSAAALNLCHGLRGGFYFQGVEYFIQPLNSSDFLGTEEDVHMIRRRGRAALAEEGSSKCGVNEDEERVPKNLEKEVRHGAANADQTAHHRARRFVSTPRYLEIMLVADQSMAEFHGTGLKPYLLTIMAVASRLYHHPSIHNSISLAVVKLLVVYEEERGPQVSSNAAMTLRNFCQWQRQHNPPSDRHPEHYDTAVLFTRTDLCGAHSCDTLGMADVGTVCDPDRSCSIIEDDGLQAAFTVAHELGHVFNMPHDDAQLCSGVNGAHWGSHMMASTLSNLDQQEPWSPCSALMVTTFLDNGHGQCLLDKPVKPQPLPLPLPGTVYDADHQCRLTFGEDSQHCPDLSTTCAALWCTVTTSNGLLVCQTKNFPWADGTACGHDSYCLAGQCLTKSQAAKHQTPVNGGWGVWGPWGDCSRTCGGGVQYSFRACDNPLPKNGGKYCEGKRIQYRSCNTDTCPDTNGLSFREEQCLAHNDMSAQVSLGSGEGVEWVPKYAGVSPKDRCKLVCRAKGTGYFFVLKSKVADGTPCSPDSTSVCVQGQCVKAGCDRVIGSNRRFDKCSVCGGDGSTCKKVSGSLERARPGYQDVITIPAGATHLDVKQRAPGNGRHDNSYLAVRRQDGTYLLNGDYKLMTMETDITLRGALLRYSGSSATLERLRSFAPLPEPLTIQVLSVGEAPRPRVKYSYFAPRPNNAASVSNNNGGRRQSINAIREVGGAEWTLREWGPCSQTCGGGMQQREVVCLDPQGRPSRDCPEELRPLASRSCATQLCPSWLLGDWSVCSKTCGRGFRKRQLRCIGHDGRTLTHDSCDPKDRPRPLLELCNQGAC; encoded by the exons ATGTGGGTTTTACACTTGTCCGTTGGCTTCATTGCCGCTCTGTGCGTCAGCACGGCGCACAGCGCCTGGGAGGAGAGCACCGTGGTGCCGGTCAGATTAGACCCGACGGCCCGGTCGGCGAGCGAAACCGAACCGTGGCGGACTCTCTCcgcagaggagaaggagaaggaggcggAGATGAGGGAGTACCGGTTGGACGTATTTGGCAAGGAGCTGGTCTTGCAGCTAGAGCCTGACCAGACCTTCTTGGCGCCGGGTTTTGTCTTCCACGTTGTGGGGAGTCCAGAGTCCGAACCGACACAGGAACCCAAGAGCGGAGCCGAACCGGGTTGTTTCTTCTCGGGAACGGTGAACGGAGAGGAAAACTCTGCAGCTGCGCTCAACCTGTGCCACGGACTCAGGGGCGGATTCTACTTTCAGGGTGTAGAATATTTTATTCAGCCCCTTAACTCGAGTGACTTCCTGGGCACCGAGGAGGATGTCCACATGATCCGCCGGAGAGGTCGGGCAGCTTTGGCTGAGGAGGGGAGCTCCAAGTGCGGGGTCAACGAGGACGAGGAGAGGGTGCCAAAGAATCTGGAGAAAGAAGTCAGGCACGGAGCTGCTAACGCAGACCAGACAG CCCACCACAGAGCCAGGCGTTTTGTTTCTACCCCTCGCTACCTGGAGATCATGCTGGTGGCCGACCAGTCCATGGCTGAATTCCACGGCACTGGGCTCAAACCCTACCTACTGACCATCATGGCAGTGGCGTCCCGCCTCTACCACCACCCCAGCATCCACAACTCCATCAGCCTGGCTGTGGTGAAGCTGCTGGTGGTGTACGAGGAGGAGCGAGGCCCTCAGGTGTCCTCTAACGCTGCCATGACCCTCCGCAACTTCTGCCAGTGGCAGCGGCAGCACAACCCACCGAGTGACCGCCACCCTGAGCACTATGACACCGCTGTGCTCTTCACCAGAACG GACCTGTGTGGTGCCCACTCTTGTGACACTCTGGGCATGGCAGATGTTGGCACAGTGTGCGACCCTGACAGAAGCTGCTCAATTATTGAGGATGATGGGCTGCAAGCAGCATTTACTGTGGCACACGAACTGG GccacgtcttcaacatgccTCATGATGATGCCCAGCTGTGCTCTGGGGTCAACGGTGCCCACTGGGGCTCCCACATGATGGCCTCCACCCTGTCCAACCTAGACCAGCAGGAGCCATGGTCCCCTTGCTCCGCCCTCATGGTCACCACCTTCCTGGACAACGGCCATGGTCAGTGCCTGCTGGATAAACCGGTCAAACCTCAGCCGCTACCGCTGCCCCTGCCCGGGACGGTCTATGACGCAGACCATCAGTGTCGGCTGACCTTTGGCGAAGACTCCCAGCACTGCCCAGATCTGAGTACCACGTGCGCAGCTCTCTGGTGCACTGTGACTACATCCAATGGTTTGCTGGTGTGCCAGACTAAGAACTTCCCTTGGGCTGATGGAACAGCATGCGGGCATGACAGCTACTGCCTGGCCGGACAGTGTCTCACTAAGAGCCAAGCTGCCAAACACCAG ACTCCTGTCAATGGTGGTTGGGGAGTGTGGGGTCCCTGGGGCGACTGCTCTCGGACCTGTGGTGGAGGGGTGCAGTATTCCTTTCGTGCCTGTGACAACCCTTTACCCAAGAATGGGGGCAAGTACTGTGAGGGCAAGAGGATCCAGTACCGCTCCTGTAACACAGACACCTGCCCTGATACCAATG gcCTGTCATTCCGTGAGGAACAGTGTCTGGCCCACAACGACATGTCAGCCCAAGTGTCGCTGGGTTCAGGCGAGGGTGTTGAGTGGGTGCCCAAGTATGCCGGAGTTTCACCCAAAGACCGCTGCAAGCTGGTGTGCCGGGCCAAGGGTACTGGATACTTCTTTGTGCTCAAATCTAAG GTGGCTGATGGCACACCCTGCAGCCCAGACTCCACCTCAGTTTGTGTTCAAGGCCAGTGTGTCAAAGCTGGATGTGATCGTGTCATCGGCTCTAACCGGCGCTTTGATaagtgtagtgtgtgtggtggagacGGCTCTACCTGCAAGAAAGTATCCGGCTCTCTGGAACGTGCCAG gcCTGGTTACCAGGATGTTATAACCATCCCTGCTGGTGCCACCCACCTGGATGTCAAGCAACGTGCACCAGGCAATGGCCGTCATGATAACAGCTACTTAGCAGTGCGTCGCCAGGATGGAACCTACTTGTTAAATGGCGATTACAAGCTGATGACCATGGAGACTGACATCACATTGCGAGGGGCACTGTTGAGATACAGTGGCTCCTCTGCTACCCTTGAACGCCTCCGTAGCTTCGCACCTCTCCCCGAGCCCCTCACCATCCAGGTTCTCTCTGTGGGGGAAGCCCCGAGGCCCCGGGTTAAGTACAGCTACTTTGCCCCGAGACCCAACAATGCTGCTTCAGTCTCCAACAACAATGGAGGCCGCCGCCAGTCCATCAACGCCATCCGAGAGGTGGGAGGAGCCGAGTGGACTCTGAGGGAATGGGGTCCATGCTCCCAGACCTGTGGAGGAGGTatgcagcagagagaggtaGTGTGTCTCGATCCCCAGGGTCGTCCCTCCAGAGATTGCCCGGAGGAGCTGCGCCCCTTGGCCTCACGGTCCTGCGCCACCCAGCTCTGTCCCTCCTGGCTTCTCGGAGACTGGTCGGTGTGCTCCAAGACCTGCGGCCGAGGCTTCCGCAAACGACAACTGCGCTGCATCGGCCATGACGGGCGCACACTAACCCATGACAGCTGTGACCCCAAAGACCGGCCGCGACCCCTGCTGGAACTGTGCAATCAGGGTGCCTGTTAA
- the cyyr1 gene encoding cysteine and tyrosine-rich protein 1 — MENPWMRRRRGGTQAVRWKVLRNSLLLCLFTGGSKAQCEGCIEYCCDGSPPFCCSYYAYVGDVLSGTAISGIVFGVVFLMGAVAALFLCVCMCMKNGRGARVGVFSTSYINTVTQGYPGPPPPYTYDYEMYPPSLHPPPYTPTQPRPANYSPPPPYPGCTRK, encoded by the exons ATGGAAAACCcctggatgaggaggaggaggggggggacgCAGGCGGTCAGATGGAAAGTGCTGAGGAACTCGCTGCTGCTTTGTTTATTCACCG gtGGCAGTAAAGCCCAGTGTGAAGGCTGCATAGAGTATTGCTGCGATGGATCGCCACCTTTCTGCTGCTCCTACTACGCCTACGTGGGGGACGTCCTCTC gggCACTGCCATCTCCGGTATAGTTTTCGGCGTGGTGTTCCTGATGGGGGCGGTGGCGGCCTTGTTcctgtgcgtgtgtatgtgcatgaagAACGGGCGGGGCGCACGGGTCGGCGTGTTCAGCACCTCCTACATCAACACTGTGACCCAGGGCTACCCAG GTCCTCCACCTCCATACACCTACGACTACGAGATGTACCCCCCCTCGCTGCATCCACCACCTTACACCCCAACCCAGCCTCGACCCGCCAACTactccccccctcctccgtATCCTGGCTGCACCCGCAAGTGA